A single Aspergillus chevalieri M1 DNA, chromosome 3, nearly complete sequence DNA region contains:
- a CDS encoding putative ab-hydrolase associated lipase (COG:I;~EggNog:ENOG410PHWQ;~InterPro:IPR006693,IPR029058;~MEROPS:MER0208659;~PFAM:PF04083;~TransMembrane:3 (o134-160i419-439o445-465i);~go_process: GO:0006629 - lipid metabolic process [Evidence IEA]) gives MSVAYGENPRSTAALSTMQQPGLFDSDPIENGNRQKSEPDYDSGFDSMRDTPDMKANYIRSEIELDNLDGDDGDDDDDTMDVTDALLRATSKSNSNSKSQAPLQKHQHVLSPHPLFPPLPTYGQPTTFRALQWFAIRCVSFVLSLLLLILVVVGAVAQWGRVFASDIRMRWNGENPHAPRKFYVEEWERESERQHAELKWKRRQGKKDIIEEEEEEEEGPDECPPLEGGKDPVVADVAYYARRVGLDVETFKVQTEDGFIVTLWHVYNPQEYVPLPPEERQVRGPQAFTGERNPRVCSAGGNRRYPILLMHGLMQSAGAYCSNDDDSLAFYLCKSGYDVWLGNNRCGLGPEHASLPASDPHMWSWNIRHLGVLDLAALMSRVLYETGFEKLGLVCHSQGTTQTFVALAKEQRPELGERISVFCALAPAAYAGPMLKRIYFRFVQWIPNAVFRLFFGIHAFIPLMITVQKILPSRIYGTLGYHVFSFLFQWSDARWDRGLRSRMFQFAPVYVSSEMMRWWLGRDGFAKQGCILSTHQLSCHEAEEDHRVESGMTDGCTRSDTAWYGAQMPPVAMWIAGSDDLVDGQRLLRRFSNGREPHVQVVHAKMVDEYEHLDVLWAMDVIEQVGKEVREVLWKTMPEEAREVCRMPRGV, from the coding sequence ATGTCGGTGGCCTACGGGGAGAATCCCCGGTCTACTGCTGCCTTGTCTACTATGCAGCAGCCTGGGCTCTTTGATTCTGATCCCATCGAGAACGGTAATCGACAAAAGTCGGAACCCGACTACGATTCCGGTTTTGACTCGATGCGCGACACTCCCGATATGAAAGCAAACTACATACGTTCCGAAATCGAACTGGACAATCTTGACGGGGATGAtggtgacgatgatgatgatactATGGACGTAACCGATGCTTTGCTGCGGGCGACATCAAAATCGAACTCAAATTCGAAATCACAAGCACCACTGCAGAAACACCAGCATGTCCTCTCGCCGCACCCTTTATTCCCCCCGCTCCCGACATACGGCCAACCAACGACGTTCCGGGCCCTGCAGTGGTTCGCGATACGCTGCGTTTCGTTTGTTCTCtcgttgctgctgctgatatTGGTTGTGGTTGGGGCTGTGGCACAATGGGGCCGGGTGTTTGCATCTGATATTCGGATGCGGTGGAATGGAGAGAATCCGCATGCGCCTAGGAAGTTTTATGTGGAGGAATGGGAGAGGGAGTCGGAGAGACAACATGCGGAGTTGAAATGGAAAAGGCGACAGGGGAAGAAAGATATtattgaggaggaagaggaggaggaagaaggaccTGATGAATGTCCCCCGCTAGAAGGAGGGAAGGACCCTGTTGTCGCTGACGTCGCGTACTATGCGCGCAGAGTTGGATTAGACGTGGAGACGTTCAAGGTGCAGACGGAAGATGGGTTTATCGTTACGCTGTGGCATGTCTATAATCCTCAGGAGTATGTGCCCCTGCCGCCGGAGGAGAGGCAGGTGAGGGGACCGCAGGCGTTCACCGGTGAGCGGAACCCGCGAGTGTGCTCAGCAGGGGGCAATCGACGGTATCCGATTCTGCTGATGCACGGCCTGATGCAGAGTGCGGGGGCTTACTGCTCCAACGATGATGACAGTCTGGCCTTTTACCTTTGCAAGTCGGGGTACGATGTCTGGTTGGGGAATAATCGCTGCGGGCTGGGCCCGGAACATGCCTCCCTTCCAGCGTCGGATCCTCACATGTGGTCTTGGAATATCCGACATCTGGGCGTGCTGGACCTGGCCGCACTCATGTCGCGGGTCCTTTACGAGACTGGATTTGAGAAATTGGGCCTCGTATGCCACTCCCAAGGCACGACGCAGACTTTTGTGGCCTTGGCCAAAGAGCAGCGGCCAGAACTGGGCGAGCGTATCTCGGTCTTTTGCGCACTCGCCCCGGCTGCTTATGCAGGGCCCATGCTGAAGCGGATATACTTCCGCTTTGTACAATGGATACCTAACGCTGTATTCCGTCTGTTCTTCGGCATCCACGCCTTCATCCCCCTCATGATCACAGTGCAGAAAATTCTCCCGTCTCGCATATACGGCACGCTAGGCTATCACgtcttctccttcctcttccaatGGAGCGACGCCCGCTGGGACCGTGGCCTCCGTTCACGCATGTTCCAATTCGCCCCCGTCTATGTCAGCAGCGAGATGATGCGCTGGTGGCTGGGTCGCGACGGCTTCGCAAAACAGGGTTGCATCCTGTCCACTCACCAGCTCAGCTGCCATGAAGCCGAGGAGGACCACCGCGTCGAGTCAGGAATGACCGACGGCTGCACCCGCAGCGACACCGCCTGGTACGGGGCGCAGATGCCGCCGGTAGCGATGTGGATTGCGGGGTCGGATGACCTTGTCGACGGGCAACGGCTGCTGAGAAGGTTTTCTAATGGACGGGAACCGCATGTACAGGTGGTACATGCGAAGATGGTGGATGAATACGAGCATTTGGACGTCCTCTGGGCGATGGATGTTATTGAGCAGGTGGGTAAGGAGGTGCGGGAGGTGCTTTGGAAGACTATGCCTGAGGAGGCGCGGGAGGTGTGTCGGATGCCGCGGGGGGTATAA
- a CDS encoding putative manganese ion homeostasis (Fr) (COG:L;~EggNog:ENOG410PIGX;~InterPro:IPR033308,IPR004843;~PFAM:PF00149;~TransMembrane:3 (i69-87o513-533i621-646o);~go_function: GO:0016787 - hydrolase activity [Evidence IEA];~go_process: GO:0006506 - GPI anchor biosynthetic process [Evidence IEA]) yields the protein MSYAYPNAPFHPARRNSTSGLSNILVQIQNALPPWAQQWIAELRAQSRAGRRRSPSELKAMGRSTIRRMVTIANALILFWVWTLWWGERTVFQESLEGCSWGEWEKWPSHATPHHVAFVADPQLVDPHTYPGRPWPLSTLTVKFTDQYLRRSFSSMQRDLGPDTVLFLGDLFDGGREWATGTTSSPDERYKKYKDSFWKKEYSRFGRIFSDQFKEGDALSRDPLGRRMIASLPGNHDLGFGSGIQVPVRDRFQTFFGKGNRVDVLGNHTFVSVDTVSLSAMDQPDPQTGSTGAGSGDGDSPNEAIWKEAEEFLNQMNVHKAKAETHELKSLRGQAEGYQFHHAAVEVKEPSLGQLPQSETVGLPTILLTHVPLYRKAATPCGPYREHYPPSSSDEEPQEDEQNSLKISGGYQYQNVLTQTISNDLVSKVGPNLVHVYSGDDHDYCEIAHREFSGSPREITVKSLSWAMGVRRPGFVLTSLWNPIDPTTGKSLENVSPTLQNHLCLLPDQLSIFIHYAMVLVLTLVTLLARAVLVTIYPSQSNNADAGPILPLTKVQRHVPTSSISSSTIFAPHGLASRGTNTNSRSFEYYPEKGHEGSPTKGTSSGQGHGQRSGNGNGKGVLGAVWGAFLGEVWFVAKVVLGWYIFLIWRW from the exons ATGAGCTACGCATATCCAAACGCTCCGTTCCATCCCGCCCGTCGCAATTCCACCTCTGGACTTTCGAACATCCTCGTCCAAATACAAAACGCACTCCCGCCATGGGCTCAGCAATGGATTGCGGAGCTGCGCGCGCAGTCGCGGGCAGGGAGACGGAGGAGCCCGAGTGAACTGAAAGCCATGGGACGATCTACGATCAGACGGATGGTTACGATCGCAAATGCGTTGATTCTTTTCTGGGTGTGGACATTATGGTGGGGTGAGAGGACGGTGTTTCAGGAGAGTTTGGAGGGGTGTAGTTGGGGGGAGTGGGAGAAGTGG CCGTCGCATGCTACTCCTCACCATGTCGCATTCGTCGCCGATCCGCAATTAGTCGATCCCCATACGTATCCCGGACGGCCGTGGCCGCTGTCGACTTTGACGGTGAAGTTTACGGATCAATACCTGCGGCGGTCGTTTTCGTCGATGCAGAGGGATTTGGGACCCGATACGGTGCTGTTTCTTGGTGATCTATTCGATGGAGGTAGAGAATGGGCGACGGGGACGACGTCTAGCCCCGACGAGCGCTACAAGAAATACAAGGATTCATTCTGGAAGAAGGAGTACAGTCGCTTTGGTCGGATATTCTCAGACCAGTTCAAAGAAGGGGATGCACTCTCGCGGGATCCTCTTGGTCGACGGATGATTGCGAGTTTGCCTGGGAATCATGATCTGGGGTTTGGATCGGGGATCCAGGTGCCTGTTCGGGATCGGTTCCAGACGTTTTTTGGGAAGGGGAACCGGGTGGATGTGCTGGGGAATCACACTTTCGTGTCGGTCGATACGGTGTCGCTTAGTGCGATGGATCAGCCGGATCCGCAGACTGGCAGCACGGGGGCTGGGTCTGGGGATGGGGATTCGCCCAATGAGGCGATTTGGAAGGAAGCGGAGGAGTTTCTGAACCAGATGAATGTGCACAAGGCGAAGGCGGAGACACACGAGCTGAAGTCCCTCCGGGGCCAAGCTGAGGGATATCAATTCCACCATGCTGCTGTGGAGGTTAAAGAACCCTCGCTTGGCCAACTCCCGCAGTCGGAGACGGTTGGACTTCCCACTATCCTTCTCACGCATGTTCCATTGTATCGCAAGGCGGCTACACCATGTGGGCCATATCGAGAACATTACCCGCCATCGTCGAGTGACGAGGAACCTCAAGAAGATGAGCAGAACTCGCTGAAGATCAGCGGCGGCTACCAATACCAGAACGTCCTCACACAAACCATCTCCAACGACCTGGTCTCGAAAGTCGGACCTAACCTCGTGCACGTTTACTCCGGCGATGACCATGACTATTGCGAGATCGCACACCGCGAATTCAGTGGCTCGCCCAGAGAGATCACAGTGAAGAGTCTCTCATGGGCAATGGGCGTCCGACGACCAGGCTTTGTCCTAACAAGTCTCTGGAACCCAATCGATCCTACCACGGGCAAGTCCCTCGAGAACGTCTCACCGACTCTGCAAAACCACCTATGCCTCCTCCCGGACCAACTGTCGATCTTCATCCACTACGCAATGGTCCTGGTATTAACCCTGGTCACCCTCCTCGCAAGGGCAGTCCTGGTAACCATATACCCGTCCCAATCAAACAACGCCGATGCTGGCCCAATCCTCCCCCTCACCAAAGTCCAGCGCCATGTCCctacatccagtatttccAGCTCTACAATCTTCGCACCGCACGGTCTAGCCAGCCGCGGCACGAACACGAATTCCAGATCCTTTGAATACTACCCAGAGAAAGGTCACGAGGGGAGTCCAACCAAGGGTACGTCTTCTGGGCAAGGGCACGGACAGCGGTCGGGGAATGGGAATGGGAAGGGTGTGTTGGGTGCTGTGTGGGGGGCATTTCTGGGGGAGGTGTGGTTTGTTGCGAAGGTTGTGCTGGGGTGGTATATATTTTTGATATGGAGGTGGTAG
- a CDS encoding cation diffusion facilitator family transporter (COG:P;~EggNog:ENOG410PHDN;~InterPro:IPR027469,IPR002524,IPR036837;~TransMembrane:2 (i156-179o191-208i);~go_component: GO:0016021 - integral component of membrane [Evidence IEA];~go_function: GO:0008324 - cation transmembrane transporter activity [Evidence IEA];~go_process: GO:0006812 - cation transport [Evidence IEA];~go_process: GO:0055085 - transmembrane transport [Evidence IEA]) — translation MEDVNAAEQGFGQQHAEEYENAGKANGKQAKTTEVSSPYSQRRKTLDSQARARGFDVEDISHPVTLRQEIIAASQTNRYGVETTSESEGDEVQPSERSALLNRKDRKSNYTDEDSTPTNGRDVTADDILHRHHKHAQPKPKDEKDGHGHDLNMRGVFLHVMGDALGNIGVIASALIIWLTDYPWRHYVDPGISLFITVVILCSAIPLCKAASRILLQAVPSGLSIDHIKDDIEQLPGVIGSHHLHVWQLSDTKIVASIHIQVDTEIKGEGSERYMHLARQVRKCLHAYGIHSSTIQPEFAPDSDTEDNQGGPSSSRESHYEPNSASKQPSRAASVREDAQACLLECDENCARGGQCCPKKPT, via the coding sequence ATGGAAGACGTAAATGCTGCAGAGCAGGGTTTCGGCCAACAACATGCTGAGGAGTACGAGAATGCCGGGAAGGCAAATGGCAAGCAGGCCAAGACAACAGAGGTGTCTTCACCCTATAGTCAGCGCCGCAAGACCCTGGACAGCCAAGCTCGCGCTCGTGGTTTTGATGTAGAGGATATCTCTCATCCCGTGACTTTGCGGCAGGAGATCATCGCTGCGAGCCAGACTAACCGTTATGGAGTGGAAACGACATCCGAGTCGGAAGGTGACGAGGTTCAGCCATCCGAACGTTCAGCACTTTTGAACCGCAAGGATCGCAAGTCCAACTACACCGATGAGGACAGTACGCCTACCAACGGACGCGATGTGACCGCGGATGACATCCTTCACCGCCATCACAAGCACGCACAACCAAAGCCCAAGGACGAGAAGGATGGACATGGTCATGATTTGAACATGCGTGGTGTGTTCCTTCACGTCATGGGTGATGCACTGGGAAATATCGGTGTTATCGCATCCGCGCTTATCATATGGTTGACCGATTACCCGTGGAGACACTACGTGGATCCGGGTATCTCTCTGTTCATCACAGTCGTCATCCTCTGCTCGGCCATTCCTCTGTGCAAAGCTGCGTCGCGCATTCTGTTGCAGGCGGTGCCTTCCGGTCTCAGTATCGATCACATcaaagatgatattgagCAACTCCCCGGGGTGATTGGCTCGCACCACCTTCATGTCTGGCAACTGAGTGACACCAAGATCGTGGCCTCGATTCATATTCAGGTTGACACGGAAATCAAGGGCGAAGGTTCGGAGCGGTACATGCACCTGGCTCGGCAAGTGCGGAAGTGCCTGCACGCCTATGGCATTCACTCGTCCACCATTCAGCCTGAATTTGCCCCTGATAGCGATACGGAGGACAACCAAGGTGGTCCATCATCTTCTCGGGAGAGCCATTATGAGCCCAACTCAGCCAGCAAACAGCCCAGCCGTGCTGCGAGTGTCCGGGAAGACGCGCAAGCATGTCTTCTCGAATGCGATGAGAATTGCGCTCGCGGCGGGCAATGCTGTCCTAAGAAGCCTACATAA
- a CDS encoding putative secretory lipase (COG:O;~EggNog:ENOG410PG8W;~InterPro:IPR029058,IPR005152;~PFAM:PF03583;~SECRETED:SignalP(1-19);~go_function: GO:0004806 - triglyceride lipase activity [Evidence IEA];~go_process: GO:0016042 - lipid catabolic process [Evidence IEA]), protein MVVLVLLQLFVLLSTSALAAPATHSILPVNDTFYIPPEGFESAAPGDILRSRTPPKPIAAFSLAKVNLHSAHQLLYRTTDSFGEPIAAVSTILVPHNADYTKLLSYQVAQDAADPNCAPSYAFQLEAAHDGVLGLVMPQLELVLIAAALQRGWVVTVPDHLGPKSAFLANHLSGHVVLDNIRAAKASTNLTNLSSDPTIALWGYSGGSLASGFAAELQPRYASELKIQGAVLGGTVPQILPVIYEANESPFAGLIPAGIQGLANEYPEIKDLIQKNIIPAKAAEFAKTKNLCLTGNILEYFNKDVYTFVKNKDIFTSPTASKVINANAMGHHNPEIPLFVYKSVGDEISPVNNTDSLVASYCDAGSRVEYKRDVLSEHAALAVIGVPDALLWLEDRMNGVPVKAGCSNSTSFTSLLDPRALAILGETLVQTLLTSLDAPVGPIQIG, encoded by the coding sequence ATGGTCGTTCTCGTCCTGCTGCAGCTGTTCGTGCTGCTGTCCACATCGGCCCTGGCGGCACCAGCGACTCATTCTATCCTTCCGGTCAATGACACCTTCTATATTCCACCTGAAGGTTTTGAATCTGCGGCTCCAGGAGACATCCTACGATCGCGGACACCCCCAAAGCCCATTGCGGCCTTCAGTCTGGCAAAAGTGAACCTTCACTCGGCGCATCAGCTGCTTTACCGGACGACCGATTCCTTTGGCGAACCTATTGCGGCCGTCTCCACGATCCTCGTGCCTCACAATGCCGATTATACAAAGCTGCTCTCCTACCAAGTCGCCCAGGATGCGGCCGATCCGAACTGCGCCCCTTCGTATGCATTCCAACTCGAGGCGGCCCATGATGGCGTACTGGGTCTGGTGATGCCGCAACTGGAACTAGTCCTCATTGCTGCCGCCTTGCAAAGGGGATGGGTCGTGACGGTGCCCGATCATCTGGGACCTAAGTCGGCTTTCCTGGCCAACCACTTGTCAGGACACGTTGTGTTGGATAACATTCGGGCGGCCAAGGCGTCCACGAATCTGACCAATCTTTCGTCTGATCCTACCATCGCCCTCTGGGGATACTCAGGAGGCAGCCTTGCCAGTGGTTTCGCCGCCGAGTTACAGCCAAGATACGCCTCCGAGCTCAAGATTCAAGGTGCTGTCCTGGGCGGCACCGTCCCACAGATCCTGCCCGTCATCTACGAGGCCAACGAGAGCCCATTTGCCGGCCTAATCCCAGCAGGCATCCAAGGCCTAGCCAACGAATACCCCGAGATCAAGGACCTGATCCAAAAGAATATCATCCCAGCCAAGGCCGCCGAATTTGCCAAAACCAAGAACCTCTGTCTCACGGGTAATATCCTCGAATACTTCAACAAAGACGTGTATACATTCGTCAAGAACAAGGACATCTTTACCTCCCCAACAGCGAGCAAAGTCATCAACGCCAACGCCATGGGCCACCACAATCCCGAAATCCCCTTGTTCGTGTATAAATCCGTCGGCGACGAAATCTCCCCCGTTAACAACACAGACTCTCTCGTCGCGTCGTACTGTGACGCCGGGTCTCGCGTGGAGTACAAGCGTGACGTCCTGTCTGAGCATGCTGCGTTGGCTGTTATTGGCGTTCCGGATGCGTTGTTGTGGCTTGAGGATCGGATGAATGGGGTTCCTGTTAAGGCGGGATGCTCGAACTCGACTTCGTTTACAAGTTTGTTGGATCCGCGCGCGTTGGCGATTTTGGGAGAGACGCTTGTGCAGACTTTGTTGACGTCGTTGGATGCGCCGGTTGGGCCAATCCAGATTGGATGA
- a CDS encoding glycosyltransferase family 8 protein (CAZy:GT8;~COG:G;~EggNog:ENOG410PM9M;~InterPro:IPR029044,IPR002495;~PFAM:PF01501;~go_function: GO:0016757 - transferase activity, transferring glycosyl groups [Evidence IEA]), with amino-acid sequence MPDTTGPTKVWTTLITNNAYLPGLLTLEYSLRKTNSKYPLLVLYTDSFPADGHAALDERRIMKKRVPYLVPSIHKDFTNDPRFYDCWSKLTPFSLLEYERVVQLDSDMVVLQNMDELMDLELDSPALNGCENRVFAASHACVCNPLKKPHYPNDWIPSNCAFTSQHPTPDQAQKTGAPSTTGLGIPNGGLQVVNPSQTTYNKIIAQLAESSTSNYDFADQSLLSDVFHGRWVPLPYIYNALKTLRWKGVHDTIWRDENVKNVHYILSPKPWDEVGEESNDVTHEWWKDLNAERVREELGRGVQDGFQVTYR; translated from the exons ATGCCAGACACGACAGGTCCGACGAAAG TGTGGACAACCCTCATCACGAACAACGCCTATCTTCCCGGCCTCCTAACCCTCGAGTACTCGCTCCGAAAAACCAATTCCAAGTACCCCCTTCTCGTCCTCTACACGGACTCGTTCCCCGCCGACGGCCATGCAGCCCTTGATGAGCGGCGGATAATGAAGAAGCGCGTTCCGTATCTTGTCCCCTCGATCCACAAAGACTTCACGAATGATCCGCGGTTCTACGACTGCTGGAGCAAGCTCACGCCATTCTCACTGCTTGAGTATGAGCGCGTTGTACAATTGGATAGCGACATGGTGGTCCTCCAGAATATGGATGAGTTGATGGATCTTGAGTTGGATTCTCCGGCTTTGAATGGGTGTGAAAATCGTGTGTTTGCAGCGAGTCATGCATGTGTGTGCAATCCACTCAAGAAACCTCATTACCCGAATGACTG GATTCCTAGTAACTGCGCCTTCACATCTCAACACCCCACACCCGACCAAGCCCAAAAAACCGGCGCCCCATCAACCACAGGCCTAGGCATACCAAACGGCGGCCTACAAGTCGTCAATCCCTCGCAAACAACCTACAACAAGATTATCGCGCAGCTCGCAGAATCATCGACATCCAACTATGATTTTGCAGACCAGTCCCTTCTTTCCGACGTATTTCACGGCCGGTGGGTTCCGCTGCCGTACATTTACAATGCGCTGAAGACGCTGCGGTGGAAGGGTGTGCATGATACTATCTGGCGGGACGAGAATGTGAAGAATGTGCATTATATTCTGAGTCCGAAACCATGGGATGAGGTTGGGGAGGAGAGCAACGATGTGACACATGAATGGTGGAAGGATTTGAATGCGGAGAGAGTGAGGGAGGAGTTGGGGAGAGGTGTACAGGATGGTTTTCAGGTTACTTATCGGTGA
- a CDS encoding uncharacterized protein (COG:S;~EggNog:ENOG410PGZZ;~InterPro:IPR017850,IPR000917;~PFAM:PF00884;~TransMembrane:6 (i27-45o57-78i90-114o134-157i169-185o241-259i);~go_function: GO:0003824 - catalytic activity [Evidence IEA];~go_function: GO:0008484 - sulfuric ester hydrolase activity [Evidence IEA]), protein MKGFLSLLKAAGQTLWEHTGWDATRKYLFSVIFVSVVASKILHIYTHTYYLTLNRFLVWGSTFCLQDVLFLLIARAFARSFQRWPLRVMGGVAVIFLSLYLSLLASATISFYAVMGRDFHWGPAIGFFGDMVDALSLVIGIFGVIFFEIVILVGSYFATPYAYEVTGRFTKIWSFSVSALLRYVLRKKKQQPLPDPGVYEQVALDDQEDDKSDSEFGLPMEPLRPRESPCDDPPGSLMKRIVIISVSLIVILLSCVRPYDLGYRILSRTLAVVPFTARAHPVFEGIEYLPGDYSWLEGHTALDIPPVLDWLPPDEPLAGFKDWYSLPLNKRNQQAPRNYIPIHYNPAKDPLHTPNLQNDILEPLREALSSEDVKVKHIVLVKLESNRQDVFPLHADSYIMQRVRESYGGKIPKEVEDRLSHLTPNAEHFTGFDNGFDKNDQDRPKPRGGLSAKNAYTSGTFTLKSITGSHCGLNPLAIDMNREWLYDIYQPCLPQILEAMNRQPNITSETDDWTSWPWHTMWMQSVSGDYDYLTHLMPVLGFQDQMNKETIDQIGGEYAPDGSQVVPERGYMDKVLKNYFRDVIADAERNHKRLFLSHLTGATHLPWNLPGHQYEDLVADRDRTLNDHLNRYLNSLVYQDQWLTEILNIIQEAGVADDTLFVMVGDHAVSLPNDGGVTPHDSPHVQNEHVPLVFSHPKLPQVEIDLPVQSTQILPTILDLLLQTPSLNPTSHQIAQDLLPMYQGQSLIRQLIPEHKHTKEWHITTLNTGGSWIALRSATKQYRVVVPLIPNTKWRFTNLEVDPLEKQAIKDYGILSLVNAVQRRYGVEAAEWLGEAVHVAKWWIEENYRRWGYDSTAPKDP, encoded by the exons ATGAAGGGGTTTCTGTCACTTCTCAAGGCCGCTGGTCAAACCCTGTGGGAGCACACAGGCTGGGATGCGACTCGCAAATATCTCTTTTCCGTCATCTTCGTCTCCGTGGTTGCCTCCAAAATCCTCCATATCTACACTCATACGTACTATCTGACCCTTAATCGCTTCCTCGTTTGGGGCTCGACTTTTTGCCTACAAGATGTTCTGTTTCTTCTTATCGCACGCGCTTTTGCCAGGTCGTTCCAACGCTGGCCGCTCCGGGTTATGGGCGGCGTGGCCGTCATCTTTCTCAGCTTATACCTCTCGCTCTTGGCCTCAGCGACCATCTCTTTTTATGCCGTCATGGGTCGCGACTTCCATTGGGGACCGGCGATTGGATTTTTCGGGGACATGGTAGACGCCTTATCCCTGGTGATAGGCATCTTTGGTGTCATCTTTTTCGAGATTGTCATCTTAGTCGGCTCGTACTTCGCTACACCATATGCATACGAGGTTACCGGGAGGTTCACCAAGATTTGGTCTTTCTCCGTATCGGCCCTGCTGCGTTACGTCCTTCGGAAGAAAAAACAACAGCCTCTCCCAGATCCGGGCGTCTACGAGCAGGTTGCGCTCGATGACCAAGAAGATGATAAGAGCGACAGTGAGTTCGGATTGCCCATGGAGCCGCTCCGGCCCCGCGAGAGCCCCTGTGACGACCCTCCTGGATCCTTGATGAAGCGCATCGTCATCATTTCGGTTAGTTTGATCGTCATTTTACTCAGTTGCGTTCGACCCTATGATCTGGGGTATCGCATTCTCTCCCGTACCCTTGCTGTCGTGCCTTTCACAGCCCGTGCGCATCCAGTTTTTGAGGGCATTGAGTACCTGCCTGGCGATTACAGCTGGCTGGAAGGTCACACCGCGTTGGACATCCCTCCGGTCCTCGATTGGTTACCTCCTGATGAGCCGCTGGCCGGGTTCAAGGATTGGTATTCCCTTCCTTTGAACAAGCGCAATCAACAGGCTCCCAGGAATTACATCCCAATCCATTACAACCCGGCCAAAGATCCGCTGCACACACCGAACCTtcagaatgatatcctcGAGCCATTGCGGGAGGCGCTTAGTAGCGAAGACGTTAAGGTCAAGCATATTGTCCTCGTGAAGCTGGAGAGTAACCGACAGGACGTGTTCCCTCTCCATGCTGACTCCTATATAATGCAGCGCGTCAGGGAGTCTTACGGCGGTAAGATCCCGAAAGAGGTTGAGGATCGGTTGTCCCATCTCACGCCTAATGCCGAGCATTTCACTGGATTCGACAATGGATTCGACAAAAATGATCAAGACCGTCCCAAGCCCCGCGGTGGCCTCAGCGCCAAAAACGCCTACACCAGCGGCACTTTTACTCTCAAGAGTATTACGGGCTCGCACTGCGGTCTGAACCCACTGGCAATCGATATGAACCGCGAGTGGTTGTACGACATTTACCAACCGTGTCTGCCACAGATCTTGGAAGCAATGAACCGCCAACCCAACATCACGAGTGAAACGGATGACTGGACTTCTTGGCCGTGGCACACAATGTGGATGCAGTCCGTAAGTGGCGATTACGACTACCTGACTCATCTGATGCCCGTTCTGGGATTCCAGGATCAGATGAACAAGGAGACCATCGACCAGATCGGCGGCGAGTATGCTCCCGACGGGTCGCAGGTGGTTCCCGAGCGTGGCTACATGGATAAAGTGCTAAAGAATTATTTCCGCGACGTGATTGCTGATGCCGAGCGGAACCACAAGCGTCTGTTTCTCAGTCATCTGACAGGCGCTACGCACCTTCCTTGGAATCTTCCGGGCCACCAGTACGAAGACCTGGTGGCTGATAGGGATCGGACGCTGAACGACCACTTGAACCGATATCTGAACAGCCTGGTCTACCAGGATCAATGGTTGACCGAGATTCTGAATATTATTCAGGAGGCCGGTGTTGCTGACGATACTCTTTTCGTCATGGTTGGCGACCA CGCTGTTTCCCTCCCCAACGACGGAGGCGTAACACCCCACGACAGCCCACACGTCCAAAACGAGCACGTCCCGCTAGTCTTCTCCCACCCCAAACTCCCGCAAGTCGAAATTGACCTCCCCGTCCAATCCACTCAAATCCTCCCCACGATCCTCgacctcctcctccaaacCCCCTCCCTCAACCCAACCTCCCATCAAATCGCCCAAGACCTCCTCCCCATGTACCAGGGGCAATCCCTCATCCGCCAGCTCATCCCGGAGCACAAACATACGAAAGAATGGCACATCACCACCCTGAACACCGGAGGGTCATGGATTGCCTTGCGCTCCGCTACGAAGCAGTATCGTGTTGTGGTGCCTCTTATCCCGAATACTAAGTGGCGGTTTACGAATCTTGAGGTTGATCCGTTGGAGAAACAGGCTATTAAGGATTATGGGATTTTGTCGCTGGTTAATGCTGTGCAGAGGAGGTATGGTGTTGAGGCTGCGGAGTGGTTGGGAGAAGCGGTTCATGTTGCGAAGTGGTGGATTGAGGAGAATTATCGCCGTTGGGGGTATGATTCTACTGCGCCGAAGGATCCTTAG